A portion of the Leptospira noumeaensis genome contains these proteins:
- a CDS encoding AbrB/MazE/SpoVT family DNA-binding domain-containing protein, with amino-acid sequence MESSAVKKTTIRAIGNSSGATIPKALLEKYNFHEGDTVFLVETENGILLSPYDPDFESAMEFYQDASKKYRNALKELAK; translated from the coding sequence ATGGAAAGTTCTGCAGTCAAAAAAACTACGATTCGCGCGATTGGTAATTCATCGGGGGCTACGATCCCAAAAGCACTTTTAGAAAAATATAATTTTCATGAAGGAGACACTGTCTTTCTTGTGGAAACTGAAAACGGAATTCTTTTGTCTCCCTATGATCCTGATTTCGAATCAGCCATGGAATTTTATCAGGATGCTTCTAAGAAATACCGAAATGCGCTTAAAGAATTAGCGAAATGA
- a CDS encoding LBF_0142 family lipoprotein, with product MFRSYLSFILVSLFFISCSLADLRPPTLQKEDLNPDLKKKGLSIITNPPVKELTPGDWKQYKQIQFVLKDVWHSKFVRFFTPIKEPEQRLRVYLDFEKDAMEVEFLGGEKKGLILGLVKKDTYQIAADTGKVFTGDDEVRVYLESLRLYLTLPWRLTEYPIIQYAGAVQKLGQDYEVVYFTSVQVGATPDTDQYVGYFEKTSGALEWMEFTYRELFSFYKGVIKYGYYEPWNNKQYPRRISILDKFEDADFVHEIRIEKMEIPKQPMEEEDKVLELPE from the coding sequence ATGTTTCGTTCCTACTTATCATTCATTTTAGTTTCATTATTTTTTATCTCTTGTTCTTTAGCCGACTTACGTCCTCCCACCTTACAAAAAGAAGATTTAAATCCTGATCTAAAGAAAAAAGGATTATCAATCATTACGAACCCACCAGTGAAAGAACTCACTCCGGGTGATTGGAAACAGTACAAACAAATTCAATTTGTTTTGAAAGATGTTTGGCATTCCAAGTTTGTTCGATTTTTTACACCCATCAAAGAACCAGAACAAAGGCTTCGTGTGTATTTGGATTTTGAAAAAGATGCCATGGAAGTAGAGTTTCTGGGTGGAGAAAAAAAAGGTCTCATCCTTGGCCTTGTCAAAAAAGACACCTACCAAATTGCAGCAGATACAGGAAAAGTTTTTACGGGCGACGATGAAGTTCGAGTTTATTTGGAATCTCTTCGTTTGTATCTAACACTCCCTTGGCGACTCACCGAATATCCAATCATTCAATATGCAGGCGCTGTTCAAAAATTAGGCCAAGACTATGAAGTGGTTTATTTTACATCCGTTCAAGTTGGTGCCACTCCCGACACAGACCAATACGTTGGTTACTTTGAAAAAACAAGTGGAGCCTTAGAATGGATGGAATTTACTTACCGTGAACTGTTTAGTTTTTACAAAGGTGTGATCAAATACGGATATTATGAACCGTGGAACAACAAACAATACCCCAGACGAATTAGTATTTTAGATAAGTTTGAAGATGCTGATTTTGTTCACGAAATCCGAATCGAAAAAATGGAAATTCCAAAACAACCAATGGAAGAAGAAGATAAAGTATTGGAGTTACCGGAGTAG
- a CDS encoding energy transducer TonB — protein MNGTVVTQKRSKRERIHRFIDRYRIETGLAISAFFQAVIILFWFTPHFDTDGLDDLVEEVAFIDNVQIQEPSVDTKPTDGDFDLTDKEKEEKKEDPRVAGASDPIVSGATSPIDLSPNMRPEYTSDAKALGLTGTMTLEVVIANTGEVLRVRSVGKQLGGGLEEEAIKVYRKKRFSPSILEGKPITVKVLVPIRFTLN, from the coding sequence GTGAACGGAACAGTTGTTACACAGAAAAGATCCAAACGAGAAAGAATCCATCGGTTCATCGATAGATACCGAATCGAAACTGGTCTTGCCATTTCTGCATTTTTCCAAGCAGTCATCATTCTATTTTGGTTCACACCTCATTTTGATACTGATGGTTTAGATGATCTTGTGGAAGAAGTAGCTTTTATCGATAATGTTCAAATCCAAGAACCATCCGTGGATACAAAACCAACAGATGGAGATTTCGATCTTACTGACAAAGAAAAGGAAGAGAAAAAAGAAGACCCTCGGGTTGCCGGAGCATCTGATCCTATCGTCTCTGGAGCAACTTCTCCTATAGACCTTTCACCTAACATGCGACCAGAATATACTTCTGATGCAAAGGCTCTTGGACTTACTGGAACCATGACATTAGAAGTTGTGATAGCAAATACAGGTGAAGTGTTACGAGTCAGATCCGTTGGTAAACAGTTAGGTGGCGGACTCGAAGAAGAAGCCATTAAAGTTTATCGCAAAAAACGTTTTTCTCCTTCCATTTTAGAAGGAAAACCGATCACGGTAAAGGTTCTCGTTCCCATTCGATTTACTTTGAACTAA
- a CDS encoding type II toxin-antitoxin system death-on-curing family toxin encodes MKREPKWLNRKIAEAIHLDQIKQHGGSLGIRDIGLLESALDRPKNQWNYKPESTIFELTASLGIGVAKNHPFMDGNKRTSFLLMYVFLASNGFIIDTSEEDVVNVMLKVADGSIKEDELAKWLKTSSKANSPRKGS; translated from the coding sequence ATGAAACGGGAACCTAAGTGGCTAAATAGAAAAATTGCTGAGGCTATTCATTTAGATCAAATCAAACAACACGGAGGTTCTTTGGGAATTCGAGATATCGGTTTACTTGAATCAGCTCTGGATCGACCAAAGAATCAGTGGAATTACAAACCTGAGTCTACTATTTTTGAACTCACGGCTTCTCTTGGAATCGGTGTCGCAAAAAATCATCCATTTATGGATGGAAACAAGAGGACTTCGTTTTTGTTGATGTATGTATTTTTAGCTTCTAACGGTTTTATCATAGATACATCAGAGGAAGATGTTGTGAATGTTATGTTAAAAGTAGCAGATGGTTCCATAAAAGAAGATGAGTTAGCCAAGTGGCTCAAAACATCATCAAAAGCCAACTCCCCGCGAAAGGGATCATAG